A window of the Erpetoichthys calabaricus chromosome 10, fErpCal1.3, whole genome shotgun sequence genome harbors these coding sequences:
- the LOC114659277 gene encoding TLD domain-containing protein 2-like isoform X2 → MQSKFPWHRRKVRYSRVASKLNDENVSDVCSNDKDNQEVTTERRKSSMCCTDAGNLNSVTATQFIKDNTNDFNEPILTEESKILSVDQINQVFGVFCSTPLRISRGFYGSGETFLFCFSPNLKVFKWTSNNSYFIKGNLESLVFGGGSGHFGLWLDEDLCHGGSNTCETFNNEILSKTQDFILKDLELWAFL, encoded by the exons GCCAGCAAActaaatgatgaaaatgtttctgaCGTCTGCTCAAATGACAAGGATAATCAAGAAGTGACAACTGAGAGAAGGAAGAGTTCTATGTGTTGCACAGATGCTGGGAACCTTAACTCAGTCACAGCAACCCAGTTCATCAAAGACAAtacaaatgattttaatgaaCCAATACTGACAGAAGAAAGCAAGATCCTTTCTGTAGATCAGATTAATCAG GTGTTTGGAGTATTTTGTTCAACTCCACTGAGAATCAGTAGGGGTTTCTATGGATCAGGGGAAACCTTCCTCTTCTGCTTTTCACCCAATCTTAAG GTATTTAAGTGGACAAGTAATAATTCATACTTCATCAAAGGGAATCTAGAATCACTTGTGTTTGGTGGTGGAAG TGGTCATTTTGGACTCTGGCTGGATGAAGACCTTTGTCATGGAGGAAGCAACACTTGTGAGACGTTTAACAATGAAATTTTGTCTAAGACGCAAGATTTTATCTTAAAAGATCTTGAACTATGGGCTTTTCTTTGA
- the LOC114659277 gene encoding TLD domain-containing protein 2-like isoform X1, which yields MQSKFPWHRRKVRYSRVASKLNDENVSDVCSNDKDNQEVTTERRKSSMCCTDAGNLNSVTATQFIKDNTNDFNEPILTEESKILSVDQINQIFANLPPRVTTSSWTLVYCTRHHGFSLRNLYRTSHLLDCSMLAVMCDSYNQVFGVFCSTPLRISRGFYGSGETFLFCFSPNLKVFKWTSNNSYFIKGNLESLVFGGGSGHFGLWLDEDLCHGGSNTCETFNNEILSKTQDFILKDLELWAFL from the exons GCCAGCAAActaaatgatgaaaatgtttctgaCGTCTGCTCAAATGACAAGGATAATCAAGAAGTGACAACTGAGAGAAGGAAGAGTTCTATGTGTTGCACAGATGCTGGGAACCTTAACTCAGTCACAGCAACCCAGTTCATCAAAGACAAtacaaatgattttaatgaaCCAATACTGACAGAAGAAAGCAAGATCCTTTCTGTAGATCAGATTAATCAG ATCTTTGCAAATCTTCCACCGAGAGTAACTACAAGTTCATGGACTCTAGTCTATTGTACCAGACACCATGGATTCAGCCTCAGAAACCTCTATAGGACTTCACACCTTCTTGATTGCTCTATGTTAGCAGTAATGTGTGATTCTTATAATCAG GTGTTTGGAGTATTTTGTTCAACTCCACTGAGAATCAGTAGGGGTTTCTATGGATCAGGGGAAACCTTCCTCTTCTGCTTTTCACCCAATCTTAAG GTATTTAAGTGGACAAGTAATAATTCATACTTCATCAAAGGGAATCTAGAATCACTTGTGTTTGGTGGTGGAAG TGGTCATTTTGGACTCTGGCTGGATGAAGACCTTTGTCATGGAGGAAGCAACACTTGTGAGACGTTTAACAATGAAATTTTGTCTAAGACGCAAGATTTTATCTTAAAAGATCTTGAACTATGGGCTTTTCTTTGA